GGGTCAGCCACTGCCGCAATTATCTTGATTGAGTATGGCGATTACCAATGCGTACACTCAAAACAAGCACATAGGTCGATTCAATCGCTGTTACCACAGCTAGAAGACCGGCTGTGCATCGTGTTTCGTCATTTTCCGCAACCGCAACTTCATCCTCGTTCGCTTAGAGCGGCTGAATCTGCAGAAGCAGCGGCGGCACAAGGCAAGTTTTGGCAAATGCACGAACAACTATTCGCGCATCAGCAACAGCTGGAAGACAGCGATTTAGTACAGTATGCCGATTGCCTGGGGCTGGAGATCCCGCCTTTTTTGCGGGGCATGGCAGAACACCTTCACCTCGGGCGCATTCAAGCAGATATTGAAAGCGGTAAACGCAACGGGGTAGAAAAAACGCCGACTTT
The DNA window shown above is from Chroococcidiopsis sp. SAG 2025 and carries:
- a CDS encoding DsbA family protein, with the translated sequence MNLPASSFAALLPLNDGDHLCGSATAAIILIEYGDYQCVHSKQAHRSIQSLLPQLEDRLCIVFRHFPQPQLHPRSLRAAESAEAAAAQGKFWQMHEQLFAHQQQLEDSDLVQYADCLGLEIPPFLRGMAEHLHLGRIQADIESGKRNGVEKTPTFFVGVRCEETQNLEVLLSSLLEINKRQ